One part of the Corynebacterium aurimucosum ATCC 700975 genome encodes these proteins:
- a CDS encoding enoyl-CoA hydratase/isomerase family protein, whose amino-acid sequence MTNEIISEVRGHAGVLTLNRPKAINALNQTMIDEMTAVLQEWQDDDRVKLVILRGAGERGLCAGGDVAALYHDALEGGTAGAHFWKTEYELNYLISTYSKPYVALMEGIVLGGGIGVSAHASHRIVSEDSRIGMPEVGIGYSPDAGGSYLLSRAADRLGRHLAYTAIHVGAAEAIDTGFADYFVPKDKLDALVEQLVESGEPADIEKFSEEVGPGFGEDRAEMVEVYAAETAEETLARLQERAAAGGEGHWAAKATKRMSLNSPLGIRVTEESLNRNASMSFAETLTQEFWMSVNMQKHKEFVEGIRAQIVDKDRNPSWEYESIGAVPPDVVASILEHSEGNVEAPTFDTSEN is encoded by the coding sequence ATGACGAATGAGATTATTAGCGAAGTTCGTGGACACGCCGGCGTGCTCACGCTCAATCGGCCCAAGGCCATTAACGCGCTGAACCAGACGATGATTGATGAGATGACGGCGGTGCTTCAGGAGTGGCAGGATGATGACCGCGTCAAGCTCGTTATTCTCCGCGGCGCTGGCGAACGCGGGCTATGCGCGGGCGGTGACGTCGCAGCCTTGTACCACGATGCCCTGGAAGGCGGAACCGCAGGCGCCCATTTCTGGAAGACGGAATACGAGCTGAACTATCTGATCTCCACCTATTCCAAGCCTTACGTGGCGCTCATGGAAGGCATCGTGCTGGGCGGTGGAATCGGCGTGTCGGCGCACGCCTCGCACCGCATCGTGAGTGAGGATTCACGCATCGGCATGCCGGAAGTAGGAATTGGGTATTCGCCCGATGCCGGCGGTTCCTACCTGCTGTCCCGAGCTGCAGATCGCCTTGGCCGCCACCTGGCCTATACCGCGATCCACGTGGGCGCCGCGGAGGCGATCGATACCGGTTTTGCGGATTACTTCGTGCCCAAGGACAAGCTCGACGCGTTGGTAGAGCAGCTGGTGGAGTCGGGGGAACCGGCAGACATCGAGAAGTTTTCCGAAGAGGTGGGACCCGGCTTCGGGGAGGATCGCGCCGAAATGGTTGAGGTCTATGCCGCGGAGACTGCCGAGGAAACCTTGGCCCGGCTACAGGAGCGCGCAGCCGCCGGGGGTGAAGGCCACTGGGCCGCGAAGGCTACCAAGCGGATGAGCCTTAACTCCCCACTGGGAATCCGCGTTACCGAAGAATCCCTGAACCGCAATGCGTCGATGAGCTTCGCAGAAACCTTGACGCAAGAATTCTGGATGTCCGTGAACATGCAAAAGCACAAGGAATTCGTCGAGGGTATCCGCGCGCAGATCGTTGATAAGGACCGTAACCCTTCCTGGGAATACGAGTCCATCGGCGCCGTCCCACCGGACGTCGTGGCGTCTATTCTCGAACACAGCGAAGGCAATGTGGAAGCTCCCACATTCGATACCTCCGAAAACTAG
- a CDS encoding SDR family NAD(P)-dependent oxidoreductase: protein MNLHEASAVVTGGASGLGAATAAALAEHGATVTVLDLSVPEEQHSGIDYTAVDVTDAAAVREAVLAAASSAPLRVAVNCAGICPSARIFGRKGPHDPELFSKTINVNLMGTFHVMTAAAEAMAQAEPLDEDGQRGVIINTASVAAFEGQVGQAAYAASKGAVAALSITGARDLASLGIRVNAIAPGVVATPMMEQITPEFREQLEATVPFPARLAKPEEFAALALSIAENPYINGETIRLDGALRMPPR, encoded by the coding sequence ATGAACCTACACGAAGCCTCTGCCGTCGTGACCGGCGGTGCATCCGGCCTTGGAGCGGCCACGGCCGCGGCACTCGCAGAGCACGGAGCCACGGTCACCGTGCTCGACTTGTCCGTTCCGGAGGAACAGCACAGTGGCATCGACTACACGGCAGTCGACGTCACCGATGCCGCTGCCGTGCGGGAGGCTGTCCTCGCCGCGGCATCTTCAGCGCCGCTGCGTGTAGCGGTAAACTGCGCCGGAATCTGCCCCTCGGCGCGCATCTTCGGACGCAAAGGCCCGCACGATCCGGAGCTGTTTTCTAAGACCATAAACGTCAACCTCATGGGTACCTTCCACGTCATGACCGCGGCCGCCGAGGCGATGGCCCAGGCAGAACCACTCGATGAGGACGGCCAGCGCGGCGTCATCATCAACACTGCCTCCGTCGCGGCCTTTGAAGGGCAGGTAGGGCAGGCAGCCTATGCGGCGTCAAAAGGCGCGGTGGCCGCCCTGTCGATTACCGGGGCCCGGGACCTGGCGTCACTGGGCATCCGTGTCAATGCCATCGCGCCGGGCGTGGTGGCCACCCCGATGATGGAGCAAATCACCCCGGAGTTCCGTGAGCAGCTCGAAGCCACCGTGCCTTTCCCCGCCAGGCTGGCAAAGCCAGAGGAGTTTGCTGCCCTGGCCTTGTCTATCGCGGAGAACCCCTATATCAATGGCGAGACGATTCGCCTGGATGGCGCACTGCGTATGCCGCCGCGCTAA
- a CDS encoding acyl-CoA dehydrogenase family protein, with protein sequence MPPILGPQHPSGKHLEKIKYPHADIFAVADRLVPEEQARLAEIHEFLQTEIRPVVGEYWDREELPFDLLPRMAEMGLGEIELTNTSRLYRGLVYAEVTRADVSLSALVGIHNELVLGLIDKLGSPEQKDTWLAGLRQFTKVGCFALTEPDHGSDIAGGLATTAERTAEGWVINGAKRWIGAGTFADFAITFARDTADDEIKAFIVELDRDGVTRSKISRKMGLRIMQNADLNFDNVLIPHENLIPGAESFANVNDFLCYSRAWVGWQGAGLQLGIFDKAREYAVKREQFGRPIAKFQLVQEQLSRILGNATASLAMMAQLAEVQEQGKLEMPFAALAKATTTRLARESAAAGRNIGGGNGILTEYDLSKMMDDAEILFTYEGTYDINSLIVGRAVTGVSAFV encoded by the coding sequence ATGCCGCCGATCCTTGGCCCACAGCATCCCAGCGGGAAACACTTGGAGAAGATCAAGTACCCCCACGCCGATATCTTCGCCGTCGCTGACCGCCTAGTCCCCGAAGAGCAGGCACGCCTGGCGGAGATCCACGAGTTTCTGCAGACGGAGATTCGCCCGGTCGTGGGCGAATACTGGGACCGCGAAGAGCTGCCTTTCGACCTGCTTCCCCGGATGGCGGAGATGGGCTTGGGTGAAATCGAGCTCACCAACACCTCACGGCTCTACCGTGGGCTGGTGTACGCGGAAGTCACCCGCGCAGACGTATCGCTCTCGGCGTTGGTGGGCATCCACAATGAGCTCGTCCTGGGGCTCATTGACAAGCTAGGCTCCCCAGAGCAGAAGGACACCTGGTTGGCAGGCCTGCGTCAGTTCACCAAGGTGGGCTGCTTCGCGCTGACCGAGCCGGACCACGGCTCCGATATCGCCGGCGGTCTTGCCACAACGGCGGAGCGCACCGCCGAGGGCTGGGTTATCAACGGCGCGAAGCGCTGGATTGGCGCCGGTACTTTTGCTGATTTCGCCATCACCTTCGCCCGCGATACGGCGGATGATGAGATTAAGGCATTCATCGTTGAGCTCGACCGTGACGGTGTTACGCGCAGCAAGATCTCGCGCAAAATGGGTCTGCGCATCATGCAGAATGCGGACCTTAACTTCGACAACGTCCTCATCCCACACGAGAACCTCATCCCTGGCGCCGAATCCTTCGCCAACGTCAACGACTTCCTGTGCTATTCCCGCGCCTGGGTGGGCTGGCAGGGAGCTGGGCTGCAGCTCGGCATCTTCGATAAGGCCCGCGAGTACGCGGTCAAGCGCGAGCAGTTTGGCCGGCCCATTGCGAAGTTTCAGCTGGTGCAGGAGCAGCTCTCCCGCATCCTTGGCAACGCCACTGCCTCACTCGCCATGATGGCCCAGCTGGCGGAGGTCCAGGAACAGGGCAAGCTGGAAATGCCGTTTGCCGCCCTGGCGAAGGCAACGACCACGCGCCTGGCGCGCGAATCTGCAGCCGCGGGCCGCAACATCGGCGGTGGAAACGGCATTCTCACAGAGTATGACCTGTCGAAGATGATGGATGATGCCGAGATTCTCTTCACCTATGAGGGAACCTACGACATCAACTCGCTCATCGTCGGCCGTGCGGTTACTGGCGTATCCGCCTTCGTTTAA
- a CDS encoding AMP-binding protein yields the protein MTTVTEQFQAARDLLVSYQTDYEAACSNFEWPRFEHFNFALDWFDHLATAEDSKDREALVICETDGSSTRRTFAEMSARSAQLANWLEAQGVQRGDRVMLMLNNQVELWECMLACIKAGFVLNPATAMLGAADLQDRTDRANISWVVANAEDAVKFQDVTGDFTVIQVGDEPEAQSAHPTLRYSDSFTGSEVYTPKQETKADETLLLYFTSGTTSKAKLVEHTHTSYPVGHLTTMYWIGLAPGDVHLNVAAPGWAKHAWSNFFAPWIAGATIFLYNYARFDAAALMDKMEEEGVTSFCAPPTVWRMLVQADLGRMKTPPKKLVAAGEPLNPELISTISKAWHTDVRDGFGQTETTLQIANTPEQKVKPGSMGRPLPGWEVVLKDPATDEIGDTGEICLKIDPRPVGLTVGYFNDPDKNAEVFRDGYYHTGDTAERDEDGYIFYIGRADDVFKASDYRLSPFELESVVIEHPAVAEVAVVPSPDPIRLAVPKAYVALANGYEPNAETAEAILKHCRDGLAPYKRIRRLEFYELPKTVSGKIRRVDLRKRETEIHSADGGETTASTEFADSDFPSLKG from the coding sequence ATGACCACGGTGACCGAACAATTCCAAGCAGCCCGCGATCTGCTGGTTTCTTATCAGACCGATTATGAAGCAGCCTGCAGCAACTTCGAGTGGCCGCGCTTCGAGCACTTCAACTTCGCCCTCGATTGGTTCGATCACCTCGCCACCGCGGAGGATTCCAAGGACCGCGAGGCGCTCGTCATTTGTGAAACCGACGGCAGCAGCACGCGCCGCACCTTCGCCGAGATGTCCGCTCGCTCAGCACAGCTAGCCAACTGGCTGGAAGCACAAGGCGTTCAGCGCGGTGACCGCGTCATGCTCATGCTCAATAATCAGGTGGAACTGTGGGAGTGCATGCTGGCCTGTATCAAGGCGGGCTTCGTGCTCAACCCGGCAACCGCCATGCTGGGTGCGGCAGATCTGCAAGACCGGACCGACCGCGCCAACATTTCCTGGGTTGTGGCCAATGCCGAGGATGCCGTGAAGTTCCAGGACGTCACCGGTGATTTCACGGTTATCCAGGTTGGTGATGAACCAGAAGCGCAGTCGGCGCACCCGACCCTGCGCTACTCAGATTCTTTCACGGGTTCTGAGGTCTACACGCCGAAGCAGGAAACCAAGGCAGATGAAACCCTCCTGCTCTACTTCACCTCCGGTACCACGTCGAAGGCGAAGCTCGTCGAGCACACCCATACCTCCTACCCGGTGGGGCACCTCACCACGATGTACTGGATCGGCCTGGCGCCTGGCGACGTCCACCTCAACGTCGCCGCCCCCGGCTGGGCCAAGCACGCGTGGTCAAACTTCTTTGCCCCCTGGATCGCCGGGGCCACTATCTTCCTGTACAACTATGCGCGCTTCGACGCTGCTGCGCTCATGGACAAGATGGAGGAAGAAGGTGTCACCAGCTTCTGCGCCCCGCCGACAGTGTGGCGCATGCTCGTCCAGGCGGACCTGGGTCGCATGAAGACCCCGCCGAAGAAGCTCGTCGCGGCGGGCGAACCGCTGAACCCTGAGCTCATCAGCACCATCAGCAAGGCCTGGCACACTGATGTTCGCGATGGCTTCGGGCAGACGGAAACCACCCTGCAGATCGCCAACACCCCGGAGCAAAAGGTCAAGCCTGGTTCTATGGGCCGCCCGCTGCCGGGTTGGGAAGTCGTGCTCAAGGATCCCGCTACGGATGAGATTGGGGATACCGGTGAAATCTGTTTGAAGATTGATCCCCGCCCAGTCGGCCTGACGGTGGGTTACTTCAACGATCCCGACAAGAATGCGGAGGTCTTCCGCGATGGTTACTACCACACGGGTGATACGGCGGAACGCGATGAAGACGGATACATCTTCTACATTGGCCGTGCCGATGATGTCTTCAAGGCTTCCGACTACCGCCTGTCCCCCTTTGAGCTCGAGTCCGTCGTCATCGAGCACCCGGCCGTCGCCGAAGTAGCGGTGGTTCCTTCCCCGGATCCCATTCGCCTTGCCGTGCCGAAGGCCTACGTGGCTTTGGCGAATGGCTACGAGCCAAACGCGGAGACGGCCGAAGCCATCCTCAAGCACTGCCGTGATGGCTTGGCGCCGTATAAGCGTATCCGCCGCCTCGAGTTCTACGAGCTGCCAAAGACGGTCTCTGGCAAGATTCGCCGCGTCGATCTGCGCAAGCGCGAAACCGAGATCCACTCAGCTGATGGCGGTGAGACGACAGCTTCGACGGAGTTTGCTGATTCCGACTTTCCGTCGCTGAAGGGCTAG
- a CDS encoding MarR family winged helix-turn-helix transcriptional regulator, producing the protein MDIIAEARRQWAQRYSAHSARGLATVSSFERAAHILRNGAEEALAPFGVSYSQFEVLAVLMWSRAGSMPMSKISSRLQLPPASLTHTVRKLEKDGLITRVSDPKDKRSTLVMVTDQGIVLASAAGPALDRYFESIALPAREQDRVIAAANRIRRAAGEDVESPEAQ; encoded by the coding sequence ATGGATATCATTGCTGAAGCACGCCGCCAGTGGGCTCAGCGCTATTCCGCGCACTCCGCGCGTGGCCTGGCCACGGTCTCCTCCTTCGAGCGCGCCGCCCATATTTTGAGAAACGGTGCCGAGGAGGCTCTCGCTCCCTTTGGGGTGAGCTATAGCCAATTTGAGGTCCTCGCCGTGCTCATGTGGTCACGCGCAGGAAGCATGCCGATGTCGAAGATCAGTTCTCGCCTACAACTCCCGCCGGCATCACTGACCCACACGGTGCGCAAGTTGGAAAAGGACGGACTGATCACGCGGGTAAGCGACCCTAAAGATAAGCGCTCGACCTTGGTGATGGTCACCGACCAAGGCATCGTGCTGGCTTCCGCGGCGGGACCGGCACTTGATCGCTATTTCGAGTCCATTGCACTGCCCGCACGCGAACAAGATCGCGTTATCGCTGCCGCCAACCGTATTCGCCGCGCCGCCGGCGAGGACGTCGAGTCCCCAGAGGCTCAGTAG
- a CDS encoding acetoin utilization protein AcuC, which translates to MSQSKPLLFASEEMYRYSLGPQHPMGPDRVAAAMSLAQHFSVLEEFDIECPTPLNTSHLQLVHSPDYIAATRAEVPSKRFGLGTEDNPISHGLSTVAARIAGGTLAAVRAVWEGRAPRAVNLSGGLHHAFADSMSGFCMYNDAAIAIQWLLANGAQRVVYLDLDAHHGDGVEKIFWDDPNVLTISVHESGLYLFPGTGYAHEIGGQGAEGTAVNVALPRGVTDEEWLQVVHAIVPPLLKKFRPDFIISQHGADPHRSDPLADLELTIDAMARAYRSVAVWAQQFAGGRWVALGGGGYRVDAVARAWTQVLAAAAGVELAASSRMPDGWEGSPTLGDEGACAAIGDFDPTKVMAEKPHAALVQTTRAIFPYWGLPAYG; encoded by the coding sequence ATGAGCCAGTCGAAGCCGCTGCTTTTTGCCTCGGAGGAGATGTACCGTTACTCGCTGGGCCCGCAGCATCCGATGGGGCCGGACCGCGTCGCCGCGGCGATGTCGCTGGCGCAACACTTCAGTGTGCTGGAGGAGTTCGATATCGAGTGCCCCACCCCACTGAACACCTCGCACTTGCAGCTCGTGCACAGCCCCGACTACATCGCTGCCACCCGCGCCGAGGTGCCGTCCAAACGGTTTGGGCTGGGCACTGAGGACAACCCGATTAGCCATGGCTTGTCGACGGTCGCCGCGCGCATCGCCGGCGGCACCCTTGCGGCCGTGCGCGCTGTATGGGAGGGCCGCGCGCCACGGGCCGTTAATCTTTCCGGCGGGCTGCACCATGCTTTTGCCGATTCCATGTCGGGATTCTGCATGTATAACGACGCCGCCATTGCGATCCAGTGGCTACTGGCCAATGGCGCCCAACGCGTGGTTTACCTGGACTTGGACGCCCACCATGGCGACGGCGTGGAGAAAATTTTTTGGGATGATCCCAACGTGCTGACCATCTCGGTCCATGAGTCGGGGCTCTATCTCTTCCCCGGCACAGGCTATGCGCACGAGATTGGTGGGCAAGGCGCGGAAGGCACCGCCGTCAACGTGGCCCTGCCCCGTGGGGTCACGGATGAGGAATGGCTGCAGGTCGTCCACGCGATCGTCCCGCCGCTGCTCAAGAAATTCCGCCCCGATTTCATCATTTCCCAGCACGGCGCGGATCCGCACCGTTCGGATCCCCTCGCGGACCTGGAACTCACCATCGATGCGATGGCGCGCGCCTACCGCTCGGTGGCGGTGTGGGCACAGCAATTTGCGGGCGGACGATGGGTGGCCCTCGGTGGCGGCGGCTATCGAGTCGATGCCGTCGCCCGCGCCTGGACGCAGGTACTTGCCGCGGCCGCCGGTGTGGAGCTCGCCGCCTCCTCCCGGATGCCGGACGGCTGGGAGGGCTCCCCCACGCTGGGCGATGAAGGCGCATGCGCCGCCATCGGGGACTTCGACCCCACCAAGGTCATGGCGGAAAAGCCCCACGCGGCGCTAGTACAGACCACGCGCGCCATCTTCCCCTACTGGGGCTTGCCCGCTTATGGCTAG
- a CDS encoding GNAT family N-acetyltransferase, whose product MDHTEQPATTTPFGPGPTSWEADVILNDGDIATLRPITPADRDAIRAFYDRVSDQSKYLRFFGTHPTLTDDDLDRWLHTDGYDKVTLVMVERGNIVAVAGYSIVEQFLPARVGDVSFLVQDSHHGKGVANILLEHLAEIGREGKVERFFAEMLTQNRRMVQVFVRAGYSAKPELEDGFIRVDFHIAPNENSRDVMERRELRAEANSIHRLLNPSSVAVVGTLSSQQLASAGFTGSLRNLHSVDELYDLAEPVDLVVIEFQGRGGADVMQAAAAAGAKGVVVISRSQNPNLSREEARDIVLAARDYGLRALGPAALGLINTDESVRLNASPAPMPRAGQVGLFTQSAGVATLALSHALQLGCGLSNFIAAGSFADVTGNDVMQFWSQDENTRICLLSLDSIGNPRKFFRILRRLALDKHVVVFLPSRALKSARHYAVEDLSAASPAALDEIIRYTGAMVVTRRDAMLDIAQLLARQPVPQGRRIAVISNSSGLTAQMEQAAWRFGLRPHALTVVDDPAPAITEQARRALEDPDIDMVLCAVVEVGEFILKDAHSSLSQLASTTTDTPLIASFVGFDVPDFRTAPGPEEPRQLPVFGTYADAIEALATIIDNERRRTLARPNPADEFATSTGLAEARKVVAEILVDSPTGRWATDEECARILGAYGIDIVPWNPVNTLEEAIAAGHEYGWNVVLKCTSQMVRGRSELPTVVRDIHDEESMARAWTTITQLTCDLHLGEDPAILIPVVQRMVTAGASLTLRAIEDPVVGPMISAGFSGLPSDLLGDVEWRVPPLRRTDALDMLSCLKASPLLAGYRGTKAAKLHRVEEVMMQLTQLKDDIAALVDIELSPVIAGVKQTDVVGARMRIAPLGDVRDPLARSLS is encoded by the coding sequence ATGGACCACACGGAGCAGCCCGCGACCACCACGCCTTTTGGCCCCGGACCAACGAGCTGGGAAGCCGATGTCATCCTCAACGATGGCGATATCGCCACCCTGCGCCCCATCACGCCGGCCGACCGCGACGCCATCCGCGCCTTCTACGACCGCGTCTCGGATCAATCGAAGTACCTGCGCTTCTTCGGCACGCACCCCACGCTCACCGACGATGACCTGGACCGGTGGTTGCACACAGACGGCTACGACAAGGTCACGCTCGTCATGGTGGAGCGCGGCAATATCGTGGCGGTGGCCGGATACTCCATCGTCGAGCAGTTCCTGCCTGCGCGCGTGGGCGATGTCTCCTTCCTTGTTCAGGATTCCCACCACGGAAAAGGCGTGGCTAATATCCTCCTTGAGCACCTCGCGGAGATTGGGCGCGAAGGAAAAGTGGAGCGCTTCTTCGCGGAAATGCTCACACAAAACCGCAGGATGGTGCAGGTCTTCGTGCGGGCAGGCTATTCTGCGAAGCCGGAGCTTGAGGATGGCTTCATTAGGGTGGATTTCCACATCGCGCCGAATGAGAATTCCCGCGATGTCATGGAGCGCCGCGAGCTGCGCGCCGAAGCCAACTCGATTCACCGTTTGCTCAACCCGAGCTCCGTGGCGGTGGTAGGTACGCTCTCCAGCCAGCAGCTGGCCAGCGCCGGCTTCACTGGGTCACTGCGCAACCTGCACAGCGTCGATGAGCTCTATGACCTTGCTGAACCAGTCGATCTCGTCGTCATCGAGTTTCAGGGACGCGGCGGCGCCGACGTCATGCAGGCCGCTGCCGCCGCGGGTGCCAAGGGCGTTGTGGTCATCTCCCGCAGCCAGAACCCTAACCTCTCGCGCGAGGAGGCCCGCGACATCGTGCTCGCGGCCAGGGACTACGGCCTGCGCGCCCTCGGCCCCGCAGCTCTAGGCCTCATCAACACCGATGAGTCGGTGCGCCTCAACGCAAGCCCCGCGCCCATGCCGCGCGCAGGGCAGGTAGGGCTCTTTACCCAGTCGGCGGGCGTGGCCACCCTGGCACTCTCCCACGCGCTACAACTCGGCTGCGGGTTAAGCAACTTCATCGCTGCTGGTTCCTTCGCCGATGTCACCGGCAATGACGTCATGCAGTTCTGGAGCCAGGATGAGAACACACGCATCTGCCTGCTGTCCCTCGACTCGATTGGTAACCCGCGCAAGTTCTTCCGAATTCTGCGACGCCTGGCCCTGGACAAGCACGTTGTGGTGTTTCTTCCCTCGCGCGCGCTGAAGTCCGCCCGACACTACGCGGTCGAAGATTTGTCTGCGGCCAGCCCGGCCGCGCTGGATGAGATCATCCGCTACACCGGGGCCATGGTGGTCACCCGCCGCGATGCCATGCTCGACATCGCCCAGCTCCTCGCGCGCCAACCAGTGCCGCAGGGGCGCCGTATCGCCGTCATATCGAATTCCTCCGGCCTCACCGCGCAGATGGAGCAGGCGGCCTGGCGCTTCGGGCTTCGCCCGCACGCTCTCACCGTCGTCGACGACCCTGCCCCCGCTATCACGGAACAGGCCCGGCGCGCGCTGGAGGATCCGGATATTGACATGGTGCTGTGCGCTGTCGTGGAGGTCGGCGAGTTCATTCTCAAGGATGCGCATTCCAGCTTATCCCAGCTGGCTTCCACAACGACGGATACCCCGCTCATCGCCAGTTTTGTTGGCTTCGACGTTCCCGATTTTCGCACCGCGCCAGGCCCCGAAGAACCCCGACAGCTACCGGTGTTTGGCACCTATGCCGACGCCATCGAAGCGTTGGCGACCATCATCGATAACGAACGTCGCCGCACCCTCGCCCGCCCCAACCCTGCCGATGAATTCGCCACCAGCACCGGCTTAGCCGAAGCACGCAAAGTCGTGGCGGAGATACTTGTAGATTCTCCCACCGGGAGGTGGGCGACCGACGAGGAATGCGCGCGAATCCTGGGGGCCTATGGCATCGACATTGTTCCGTGGAATCCGGTGAACACCCTTGAGGAGGCCATTGCAGCCGGCCACGAGTATGGCTGGAACGTCGTACTCAAGTGCACCTCGCAGATGGTGCGGGGCCGCTCGGAGCTGCCTACTGTCGTGCGCGATATCCATGATGAGGAATCCATGGCGCGGGCGTGGACCACCATCACCCAACTCACGTGCGATCTCCACTTGGGCGAAGACCCGGCAATCTTGATACCGGTGGTGCAGCGCATGGTCACGGCGGGCGCCTCACTTACCCTCCGGGCCATCGAAGATCCCGTCGTGGGCCCGATGATTTCTGCGGGATTCTCCGGGCTGCCCTCGGACCTATTGGGGGACGTCGAGTGGCGCGTGCCCCCGCTGCGCCGGACGGATGCCCTGGACATGCTCAGCTGTTTGAAGGCCTCTCCCCTGTTGGCCGGCTACCGCGGTACCAAGGCCGCTAAGTTACACCGTGTCGAGGAGGTGATGATGCAGCTGACCCAACTCAAGGACGATATTGCCGCTCTTGTTGACATCGAGCTCTCCCCGGTTATCGCCGGGGTGAAACAGACTGATGTGGTGGGGGCTCGCATGCGCATCGCCCCGCTGGGTGATGTCCGCGATCCTCTCGCGAGGTCCCTGTCATGA
- a CDS encoding enoyl-CoA hydratase, translating into MAILTEKRGRVALITLNRPEALNALNNDTMLEVTHAVQEFDADGEVGAIVITGSDKAFAAGADIKEMSSKTATEMYTADWFAGWDVLTRARTPIIAAVNGYALGGGCELAMMCDFIIAGDKAKFGQPEVNLGVTPGMGGSQRLTRAIGKAKAMEMCLTGRMMAAEEAERSGLVARVVPADELLDSALETAQLIASKSFVATSQIKEQVNAVDELSLSQGIQFERRTFHALFSSHDQKEGMAAFVEKRDPDFKHA; encoded by the coding sequence ATGGCAATTCTTACTGAAAAGCGCGGCCGCGTCGCACTCATCACCCTTAACCGTCCGGAAGCACTCAACGCGCTGAACAACGACACCATGCTTGAGGTCACGCACGCGGTCCAGGAATTCGACGCCGATGGAGAAGTAGGCGCAATCGTTATTACCGGTTCCGACAAGGCCTTTGCCGCCGGCGCAGATATCAAGGAGATGTCTTCGAAGACGGCGACGGAGATGTACACCGCGGACTGGTTCGCCGGCTGGGACGTCCTCACGCGCGCTCGCACGCCCATTATCGCGGCGGTCAACGGCTACGCGCTTGGCGGCGGTTGCGAGCTAGCCATGATGTGTGACTTCATTATCGCCGGTGACAAGGCCAAGTTTGGCCAGCCCGAGGTCAACCTCGGCGTTACCCCGGGCATGGGCGGCTCCCAGCGCCTAACCCGTGCCATCGGAAAGGCCAAGGCAATGGAGATGTGCCTGACCGGCCGCATGATGGCAGCGGAGGAAGCAGAGCGCTCTGGTCTCGTGGCCCGCGTGGTTCCCGCCGACGAGCTCCTCGATTCCGCGCTAGAAACCGCGCAGCTCATCGCCTCGAAGTCCTTCGTCGCAACGTCCCAGATCAAGGAACAAGTCAATGCCGTGGATGAGCTCTCGCTGTCCCAGGGCATCCAGTTTGAGCGCCGCACCTTCCACGCACTCTTCTCATCCCACGACCAAAAGGAAGGAATGGCAGCCTTCGTGGAGAAGCGTGACCCAGACTTCAAGCATGCTTAA
- a CDS encoding TetR/AcrR family transcriptional regulator, which translates to MTQPLTPRQRELFNALLQDFLAEGFESFTIDGATKRYQCSKSTIYALGPSRDAIIRRVLVSFFKEIARRTAVTKAPTYAQALEKYFSSMTIALEPASPEFMRDLASEPAAQEVFSLNTRRATETIHELLSHGVAAGEFTAEYTDFVSRLIQRSMTDIQQGFYSDTLAPAEAYHTLGQLILHGISRR; encoded by the coding sequence ATGACCCAGCCACTCACACCACGGCAGCGAGAGCTCTTTAACGCCCTTTTGCAGGACTTCCTGGCCGAGGGCTTCGAGTCCTTCACCATCGATGGCGCAACCAAGCGCTACCAATGCTCCAAGTCCACCATCTATGCGCTGGGCCCATCGAGGGATGCCATCATTCGGCGTGTACTAGTCAGTTTCTTTAAGGAAATTGCACGCCGCACCGCGGTCACCAAGGCACCCACATACGCCCAAGCGCTTGAGAAATACTTCTCCTCCATGACCATCGCCCTAGAGCCCGCCAGCCCGGAGTTTATGCGCGATCTTGCCTCCGAACCCGCCGCCCAGGAGGTATTCAGCCTCAACACACGCAGGGCTACCGAAACCATCCATGAGCTGCTCAGCCACGGCGTTGCAGCCGGCGAGTTCACAGCGGAGTACACGGATTTTGTCTCCCGCCTAATCCAGCGCTCCATGACCGACATCCAGCAGGGCTTCTACTCGGACACCTTAGCTCCAGCCGAGGCCTACCACACGCTTGGCCAGCTCATCCTTCATGGAATTTCACGGCGCTAG